In one Pseudomonas hydrolytica genomic region, the following are encoded:
- a CDS encoding MFS transporter — MHDLHSERMSSGETRAAGGLALVFAFRMLGMFMVLPVLATYGMDLAGSTPALIGLAIGAYGLTQAVLQIPFGMLSDRIGRRPVIYVGLLIFAAGSVLAANADSIWGVIAGRVLQGAGAISAAVMALLSDLTREQHRTKAMAMIGMSIGLSFAVAMVVGPLLTRAFGLAGLFWATAAMALLGILIVAGVVPKEAGPLQHRESGVAAQALWPTLRHGDLLRLDFAILALHAVLMASFVALPLALVEQGGLVKEEHWWVYLTALLIGFFGMVPFIIYGEKKRQMKRVLLGAVSVLLLCELYFALFGTSLRALVLGIVLFFTAFNLLEASLPSLVSKVAPAGGKGTAMGVYSTSQFLGAALGGILGGWLYQQAGLVGVFIGCAALCAIWLAIAVTMREPPYVTSLRLPLDAAALADVGLVERLKATPGVADAVVVVDEAAIYIKVDTQQVDRTSLQRLIASAPAASGA; from the coding sequence ATGCACGATCTGCACAGCGAGCGCATGAGCAGTGGCGAGACCCGCGCGGCCGGCGGCCTGGCGCTGGTGTTTGCATTTCGTATGCTGGGCATGTTCATGGTGCTGCCGGTACTGGCCACCTACGGCATGGACCTGGCCGGCAGCACGCCGGCACTGATCGGCCTGGCCATCGGTGCCTATGGTTTGACCCAGGCTGTGCTGCAAATTCCCTTCGGCATGCTCAGCGACCGCATCGGCCGACGTCCGGTGATCTATGTCGGCCTGCTGATCTTCGCTGCCGGCAGCGTGCTGGCGGCCAACGCCGACTCGATCTGGGGCGTGATCGCCGGGCGCGTGCTGCAGGGCGCCGGGGCGATCTCGGCGGCGGTGATGGCGCTGCTCTCGGACCTGACCCGCGAACAGCACCGCACCAAGGCCATGGCCATGATCGGCATGAGCATCGGCCTGTCGTTCGCCGTGGCCATGGTGGTCGGGCCGCTGCTGACGCGCGCCTTCGGTCTGGCCGGGCTGTTCTGGGCCACCGCGGCGATGGCGCTGCTGGGCATCCTGATCGTCGCCGGGGTCGTGCCGAAAGAGGCCGGGCCGCTGCAGCACCGCGAGTCCGGGGTAGCGGCGCAGGCCCTGTGGCCGACCCTCCGGCATGGCGACCTGCTGCGTCTGGACTTCGCCATTCTGGCCCTGCACGCGGTGCTCATGGCCAGCTTCGTCGCCTTGCCGCTGGCGCTGGTAGAGCAGGGCGGGCTGGTCAAGGAAGAGCACTGGTGGGTCTACCTCACCGCGCTGCTGATCGGCTTCTTCGGCATGGTGCCGTTCATCATCTACGGCGAGAAGAAGCGCCAGATGAAGCGCGTGCTGCTCGGCGCGGTAAGCGTATTGCTGCTCTGCGAGCTGTACTTCGCCCTGTTCGGCACCAGCCTGCGCGCACTGGTGCTGGGGATCGTGCTGTTCTTCACCGCCTTCAACCTGCTGGAGGCTTCGCTGCCGTCACTGGTCAGCAAGGTGGCGCCGGCCGGCGGCAAGGGCACGGCGATGGGCGTCTACTCCACTAGCCAGTTCCTCGGGGCGGCGCTGGGTGGCATTCTCGGCGGCTGGCTGTATCAGCAGGCGGGGCTCGTCGGTGTGTTCATCGGCTGCGCTGCGCTCTGTGCAATTTGGCTGGCCATTGCTGTTACTATGCGCGAACCGCCGTATGTGACCAGTTTGCGCCTGCCGCTCGACGCCGCGGCATTGGCCGATGTCGGACTGGTCGAGCGCCTCAAGGCGACGCCGGGAGTGGCGGATGCCGTGGTGGTGGTCGACGAAGCGGCCATCTATATCAAAGTGGATACCCAACAAGTGGATCGCACGTCTCTGCAGCGCCTGATCGCATCGGCGCCAGCGGCGAGCGGAGCCTAG
- the uvrA gene encoding excinuclease ABC subunit UvrA, whose amino-acid sequence MDKILIRGARTHNLKNIDLTLPRDKLIVITGLSGSGKSSLAFDTLYAEGQRRYVESLSAYARQFLSMMEKPDVDTIEGLSPAISIEQKSTSHNPRSTVGTITEIYDYLRLLYARVGTPRCPDHDVPLEAQTVSQMVDQVLALPEGRKLMLLAPVVRERKGEHLSVFEELRAQGFVRARVNGKLHELDELPKLDKQKKHSIDVVVDRFKVREDLQQRLAESFETALGLADGIALIAPMDDEEGEEIIFSARFACPHCGHSISELEPKLFSFNNPAGACPTCDGLGVKQFFDAKRLVNGELTLAEGAIRGWDRRNVYYFQMLGSLSNHYGFSLEQPFDELAAEHQKVILFGSGTQSVDFKYLNDRGDIVKRSHPFEGIIPNLERRYRETESASVREELAKFLSTQPCPDCRGTRLRREARHVWVGEKTLPAVTGLPVGDACDYFGDLHLTGRRGEIAEKILKEIRERLQFLVNVGLDYLTLDRSADTLSGGEAQRIRLASQIGAGLVGVMYILDEPSIGLHQRDNERLLATLTHLRNLGNTVIVVEHDEDAIRLADYVVDIGPGAGVHGGQIVSQGTPDEVMADPESLTGSYLSGRTRIRYPATRTPRDKKKSLKLKGARGNNLRKVDLEIPVGLLTCVTGVSGSGKSTLINNTLFPITATALNGATSLEAAPYEAFDGLQHLDKVVDIDQSPIGRTPRSNPATYTGLFTPIRELFAGVPESRSRGYGPGRFSFNVKGGRCEACQGDGVIKVEMHFLPDIYVPCDVCKGKRYNRETLEVKYKGKSITEVLDMTIEDARAFFDAVPAIARKLQTLMDVGLSYIKLGQSATTLSGGEAQRVKLSRELSKRDTGKTLYILDEPTTGLHFADIQQLLDVLHRLRDHGNTVVVIEHNLDVIKTADWIVDLGPEGGSKGGMIIATGTPEEVAANPASHTGHFLKPLLERERTAS is encoded by the coding sequence TTGGACAAGATCCTCATTCGTGGTGCCCGCACCCACAACCTCAAGAACATCGACCTGACCCTGCCGCGCGACAAGCTGATCGTGATCACCGGCCTGTCCGGCTCCGGCAAATCCTCCCTGGCCTTCGACACGCTGTACGCCGAGGGCCAGCGCCGTTACGTCGAATCCCTGTCGGCCTACGCCCGGCAGTTCCTGTCGATGATGGAAAAACCCGACGTCGACACCATCGAAGGCCTCTCCCCGGCCATCTCCATCGAGCAGAAGTCCACCTCGCACAACCCGCGTTCGACGGTGGGCACCATCACCGAGATCTACGACTACCTGCGCCTGCTCTATGCCCGCGTCGGTACGCCGCGCTGCCCGGACCACGACGTGCCGCTGGAAGCGCAGACCGTCAGCCAGATGGTCGATCAGGTGCTGGCCCTGCCGGAAGGCCGCAAGCTGATGCTGCTCGCCCCTGTCGTGCGCGAGCGCAAGGGCGAGCACCTGTCGGTGTTCGAGGAACTGCGCGCGCAGGGCTTCGTCCGCGCCCGGGTCAACGGCAAGCTGCATGAGCTGGACGAGCTGCCCAAGCTGGACAAGCAGAAGAAGCACAGCATCGACGTGGTGGTGGACCGCTTCAAGGTGCGCGAGGACTTGCAGCAGCGCCTGGCCGAATCCTTCGAGACCGCCCTCGGCCTGGCAGACGGCATTGCCCTGATCGCGCCCATGGACGACGAAGAAGGCGAAGAGATCATCTTCTCCGCGCGCTTCGCCTGTCCGCACTGCGGCCATTCGATCAGCGAGCTGGAACCCAAGCTGTTCTCCTTCAACAACCCGGCCGGCGCCTGCCCGACCTGCGACGGCCTGGGCGTGAAGCAGTTCTTCGACGCCAAGCGCCTGGTCAACGGCGAACTGACCCTGGCCGAAGGCGCCATCCGCGGCTGGGATCGGCGCAACGTCTACTACTTCCAGATGCTCGGCTCGCTATCCAACCACTATGGATTCAGCCTGGAGCAGCCGTTCGACGAGCTGGCCGCCGAGCACCAGAAGGTGATCCTGTTCGGCAGCGGTACGCAGAGCGTCGACTTCAAGTACCTCAACGACCGCGGCGACATCGTCAAACGCTCGCACCCCTTCGAGGGCATCATCCCCAACCTCGAGCGCCGCTATCGCGAGACCGAATCGGCCAGCGTGCGCGAGGAACTGGCCAAGTTCCTCAGCACCCAGCCCTGCCCGGACTGCCGCGGCACGCGCCTGCGCCGCGAAGCGCGGCACGTCTGGGTCGGCGAGAAGACCCTGCCGGCGGTGACCGGCCTGCCGGTGGGCGATGCCTGCGATTACTTCGGTGATCTGCACCTGACCGGCCGCCGTGGCGAGATCGCCGAGAAGATCCTCAAGGAAATCCGCGAGCGCCTGCAGTTCCTGGTCAACGTCGGCCTCGACTATTTGACCCTTGATCGCAGCGCCGACACCCTGTCCGGTGGCGAGGCGCAGCGCATCCGCCTGGCCAGCCAGATCGGCGCCGGCCTGGTGGGCGTCATGTACATCCTCGACGAGCCCTCCATCGGCCTGCACCAGCGCGACAACGAGCGCCTGCTGGCCACCCTCACCCACCTGCGCAACCTGGGCAACACGGTGATCGTGGTCGAGCACGACGAGGACGCCATCCGCCTGGCCGACTACGTGGTGGACATCGGCCCCGGCGCCGGCGTGCATGGCGGGCAGATCGTCTCCCAGGGTACGCCGGACGAGGTGATGGCCGACCCCGAGTCGTTGACCGGCAGCTACCTGTCCGGGCGCACCAGGATCCGCTACCCGGCCACCCGCACCCCGCGCGACAAGAAAAAATCGCTGAAGCTCAAGGGCGCACGCGGCAACAACCTGCGCAAGGTCGATCTGGAGATCCCGGTCGGCCTGCTCACCTGCGTCACCGGCGTGTCCGGTTCGGGCAAGTCGACGCTGATCAACAACACCCTGTTCCCCATCACTGCCACCGCGCTCAACGGCGCCACCAGCCTGGAAGCGGCGCCCTACGAAGCGTTCGACGGCCTGCAGCACCTGGACAAGGTAGTGGACATCGACCAGAGCCCGATCGGCCGCACGCCGCGCTCCAACCCGGCCACCTACACCGGCCTGTTCACGCCGATCCGCGAGCTGTTCGCCGGCGTGCCGGAGTCGCGTTCGCGCGGTTATGGCCCGGGCCGCTTCTCCTTCAACGTCAAGGGCGGGCGCTGCGAGGCCTGCCAGGGCGACGGCGTGATCAAGGTGGAAATGCACTTCTTGCCGGACATCTATGTGCCGTGCGACGTGTGCAAGGGCAAGCGCTACAACCGCGAAACCCTGGAGGTGAAGTACAAGGGCAAGAGCATCACCGAGGTGCTGGACATGACCATCGAGGACGCCCGCGCCTTCTTCGATGCCGTGCCGGCCATCGCCCGCAAGCTGCAGACGCTGATGGACGTGGGCCTGTCCTACATCAAGCTCGGGCAGTCGGCGACCACCCTGTCCGGTGGCGAGGCGCAGCGGGTCAAGCTGAGCCGCGAACTGTCCAAACGCGACACCGGCAAGACCCTGTACATCCTCGACGAACCCACCACCGGCCTGCACTTCGCCGATATCCAGCAACTGCTCGACGTACTCCATCGCCTGCGCGACCACGGCAATACCGTGGTGGTGATCGAGCACAACCTGGACGTGATCAAGACCGCCGACTGGATCGTCGACCTCGGCCCCGAGGGCGGCTCCAAGGGCGGCATGATCATCGCCACCGGCACACCGGAAGAGGTCGCGGCCAATCCCGCGTCGCACACCGGGCACTTCCTCAAGCCGTTGCTGGAGCGCGAGCGCACCGCCAGCTAA
- a CDS encoding M14 family zinc carboxypeptidase — MRLTFASLLLGASLLPLGATAAQPNGPWINEQQQVSLEGFMSNAQLYDQLAGLARRSGGSLTLEQAGSSGEGRPIWLARLGQTGNPAVMIITQQHGNEPHGTEAALDLMRKLAAGGAFSRQVLDHLQVIFIPRVNPDGTARASRGNMDFSAPQTSATCLRDDGSVDPQRLDQGLGANVTAYTAENGERRWSYDINRYHWPDWSQSPQILCNPGLADQRHFDPGLNPVPEAVAVRNAYDKYQPMWLVDVHNQNPAVVLDEADPEANRPGRQVTGSIVWPTNAAVAPAAVALSKQMALVMKKRSMQLGNMEITNYYYERPDGSIRRGGGDPGIARNAYALLASERLASGAEGPLGGNILMEITGLNSRGQKSKGMLRNNVREMLEALLVATADGSLLTQDPAETDRLLPPGQEVDEPLDNPHEE; from the coding sequence ATGCGTCTGACTTTCGCTTCCCTGCTACTCGGTGCGAGCCTGCTACCCCTGGGCGCCACAGCCGCCCAGCCGAACGGCCCATGGATCAACGAGCAGCAGCAGGTCTCGCTCGAAGGCTTCATGAGCAATGCGCAACTCTACGATCAACTCGCCGGTCTGGCCCGCCGCTCCGGTGGTTCGCTCACCCTGGAGCAAGCGGGCAGCAGCGGAGAGGGTCGCCCCATCTGGCTGGCCCGCCTGGGGCAAACGGGTAATCCGGCGGTGATGATCATCACCCAGCAGCATGGCAACGAGCCCCACGGCACCGAGGCCGCCCTGGACCTGATGCGCAAGCTGGCAGCCGGCGGCGCCTTTTCCAGGCAGGTGCTGGACCACCTGCAGGTGATCTTCATCCCTCGTGTGAATCCCGACGGCACAGCCCGGGCCAGCCGCGGCAACATGGATTTCAGCGCCCCCCAAACCAGCGCCACCTGCCTGCGCGACGACGGCAGCGTCGACCCGCAGCGGCTCGACCAGGGTCTCGGCGCCAACGTCACGGCCTATACCGCCGAGAATGGCGAACGCCGCTGGAGCTACGACATCAATCGCTATCACTGGCCGGACTGGAGCCAGAGCCCCCAGATCCTCTGCAATCCCGGGCTGGCCGATCAGCGCCATTTCGACCCGGGCCTCAATCCGGTGCCCGAAGCCGTGGCGGTACGCAACGCCTACGACAAGTACCAGCCGATGTGGCTGGTCGACGTGCACAATCAGAATCCGGCCGTGGTGCTCGACGAAGCAGATCCCGAAGCCAATCGCCCGGGCCGTCAGGTCACCGGCTCGATCGTCTGGCCGACCAATGCCGCCGTCGCGCCCGCGGCGGTGGCGTTGTCGAAGCAGATGGCCCTGGTGATGAAGAAGCGCTCGATGCAGCTCGGCAATATGGAAATCACCAACTATTACTACGAACGCCCGGACGGCAGCATCCGCCGCGGCGGTGGTGACCCGGGGATAGCGCGCAACGCCTACGCCCTGCTCGCGAGCGAACGCCTGGCCAGCGGCGCCGAGGGTCCTCTGGGCGGCAATATCCTGATGGAGATCACGGGCCTGAACAGCCGCGGCCAGAAGTCCAAGGGCATGTTGCGCAACAATGTCCGAGAGATGCTCGAAGCCCTCCTGGTCGCCACCGCAGACGGCAGCCTGCTGACACAGGACCCGGCCGAAACGGATCGTCTGCTGCCACCCGGACAGGAAGTGGACGAGCCGCTGGACAATCCGCACGAGGAATAG
- the bfr gene encoding bacterioferritin translates to MKGHIEVIDYLKQLLKGELAARDQYFIHSRLYEDWGFSKLYERINHEMEEETQHADALLKRIIFLEGVPDMVPNAFTFGQTVPEALKLDLALEYEVRAALSKGIELCEKHQDYQTRDILLTQLKDTEEDHAYWLEIQLQLIDKLGLEKYLQSQM, encoded by the coding sequence ATGAAAGGCCATATCGAAGTCATCGACTACCTCAAGCAGCTGCTCAAGGGCGAGCTGGCGGCGCGCGACCAGTACTTCATCCATTCGCGGCTGTACGAGGACTGGGGCTTCAGCAAGCTCTACGAGCGCATCAACCACGAGATGGAAGAGGAAACCCAGCACGCCGATGCCCTGCTCAAGCGCATCATCTTCCTCGAGGGCGTGCCGGACATGGTGCCCAATGCCTTCACGTTCGGGCAGACCGTGCCCGAGGCGCTGAAGCTCGACCTGGCGCTGGAATACGAGGTGCGTGCGGCCCTGAGCAAGGGCATCGAACTGTGCGAGAAGCATCAGGATTATCAGACCCGCGACATCCTCCTGACCCAGCTCAAGGACACGGAGGAAGACCACGCCTACTGGCTGGAGATTCAGCTGCAGCTGATCGACAAGCTGGGGCTGGAGAAGTACCTGCAGAGTCAGATGTAA
- the katG gene encoding catalase/peroxidase HPI, whose protein sequence is MSNQGKCPFNHVAGGGTTNKDWWPNQLRVDLLNQHSDRSNPLGEKFNYAEAFKKLDYKALKADLVKLMTDSQDWWPADFGHYGPQFIRMAWHSAGTYRTTDGRGGGGRGQQRFAPLNSWPDNVNIDKSRRLLWPIKQKYGQSISWADLYILAGNVALESMGFRTFGFGAGREDVWEPDQDVNWGAEIAWLGVDPKRVNDERELTAPFGATHMGLIYVNPEGPNASGDYLAAAKDIRATFYRMAMDDEEIVALIAGGHTFGKAHGAAPESHKGPEPEGAPIEAQGLGWTSNFGSGFGKDTVSSGLEVTWTKTPALWSNNFFENLFKFEWELTKSPAGAKQWVAKDAPEIIPDAHVPGKFHKPTMLTTDLTLRFDPEFGKISKRFYEDPQAFADAFARAWYKLTHRDMGPKARYLGPEVPKEDLIWQDPLPAAIHNPSAADIADLKAKIAASGLSVGDLVSVAWASASTFRGGDKRGGANGARLALAPQKDWEANQRAIKVLPKLVEIQQASGKASLADVIVLAGNVGVEQAAKAAGVAVDVPFAAGRVDARQDQTDVESFDVLESAADGFRNYSKGNLGVPTETMLVDKAQMLTLTAPELTALVGGLRVLGANYDGSQHGVFTDKVGVLSNDFFVNLLDMNTVWKAVDDSNEVFEGRGRKDGQVKYTATRNDLVFGSNSILRAYAEVYASSDGKEKLVKDFVAAWTKVMNLDRFDLA, encoded by the coding sequence ATGTCCAACCAAGGTAAATGTCCGTTCAATCACGTCGCGGGGGGCGGCACGACCAACAAGGATTGGTGGCCGAACCAGCTGCGTGTGGACTTGCTGAACCAGCACTCCGACCGATCCAACCCGCTGGGCGAGAAGTTCAACTACGCCGAAGCATTCAAGAAGCTCGACTACAAGGCGCTGAAGGCCGATCTGGTCAAGCTGATGACCGATAGCCAGGATTGGTGGCCCGCCGACTTCGGCCATTACGGCCCGCAGTTCATTCGCATGGCCTGGCACTCCGCCGGCACCTATCGCACCACCGACGGCCGCGGCGGCGGTGGCCGTGGTCAGCAGCGTTTCGCCCCGCTGAACTCCTGGCCGGACAACGTCAACATCGACAAGTCGCGTCGCCTGCTGTGGCCGATCAAGCAGAAGTACGGCCAGTCCATTTCCTGGGCCGACCTGTACATCCTCGCCGGCAACGTCGCGCTGGAATCCATGGGGTTCCGCACCTTCGGCTTCGGTGCCGGTCGCGAGGACGTGTGGGAACCGGATCAGGACGTCAACTGGGGGGCCGAGATCGCCTGGCTGGGTGTCGATCCCAAGCGCGTCAACGATGAGCGTGAGCTGACCGCGCCGTTTGGCGCCACGCACATGGGCCTGATCTACGTGAACCCCGAGGGCCCCAACGCCAGCGGCGACTACCTGGCCGCGGCCAAGGATATTCGCGCCACCTTCTATCGCATGGCCATGGACGATGAAGAGATCGTCGCGCTGATCGCCGGCGGTCACACCTTCGGCAAGGCCCACGGCGCTGCGCCCGAGTCACACAAGGGCCCGGAGCCGGAAGGCGCGCCGATCGAAGCGCAGGGCCTGGGCTGGACCAGCAACTTCGGCAGCGGTTTCGGCAAGGACACCGTTTCCAGCGGTCTGGAGGTGACCTGGACGAAGACGCCGGCATTGTGGAGCAACAACTTCTTCGAGAACCTGTTCAAGTTCGAATGGGAGCTGACCAAGTCGCCTGCCGGGGCCAAGCAGTGGGTGGCCAAGGATGCGCCGGAGATCATCCCTGACGCGCATGTGCCGGGCAAATTCCACAAGCCGACCATGCTTACCACCGACCTCACCCTGCGTTTCGATCCCGAGTTCGGCAAGATTTCCAAGCGCTTCTACGAAGATCCGCAGGCCTTCGCCGATGCCTTCGCGCGCGCTTGGTACAAGCTGACGCACCGCGACATGGGACCGAAGGCCCGCTACCTCGGCCCGGAAGTGCCGAAAGAGGATCTGATCTGGCAAGACCCGCTGCCGGCTGCCATCCATAACCCGAGCGCTGCCGATATCGCCGATCTGAAAGCCAAGATCGCTGCATCCGGGCTGTCGGTCGGTGACCTGGTCTCCGTGGCCTGGGCTTCGGCCTCCACCTTCCGCGGTGGCGACAAGCGCGGCGGGGCCAACGGCGCGCGTCTGGCGCTGGCGCCGCAGAAGGACTGGGAAGCCAACCAGCGGGCGATCAAGGTGCTGCCGAAACTGGTGGAAATCCAGCAGGCTTCCGGCAAGGCGTCGCTGGCCGATGTGATCGTGCTGGCCGGTAACGTCGGTGTGGAGCAGGCGGCCAAGGCTGCCGGCGTGGCGGTGGACGTGCCCTTCGCTGCGGGCCGCGTCGATGCGCGCCAGGATCAGACCGACGTGGAGTCCTTCGATGTGCTGGAGTCGGCCGCCGATGGCTTCCGCAACTACAGCAAGGGCAACCTGGGTGTGCCTACCGAAACGATGCTGGTGGACAAGGCGCAGATGCTCACCCTGACCGCGCCGGAGCTGACCGCACTGGTCGGTGGCCTGCGGGTGCTGGGCGCCAACTACGATGGCAGCCAGCATGGCGTGTTCACCGACAAGGTGGGCGTGCTGTCGAACGACTTCTTCGTCAACCTGCTCGATATGAACACCGTCTGGAAAGCGGTGGATGACAGCAACGAAGTGTTCGAGGGCAGGGGGCGCAAGGATGGTCAGGTGAAGTACACCGCCACCCGTAACGACCTGGTGTTCGGCTCCAACTCCATCCTGCGGGCCTATGCCGAGGTGTACGCCAGCAGCGACGGCAAGGAGAAACTGGTCAAGGATTTCGTCGCCGCCTGGACCAAGGTGATGAACCTGGATCGCTTCGATCTGGCCTGA
- a CDS encoding Na+/H+ antiporter NhaC family protein, with protein MSEPTALSLIPPAVVLTLAIWLRRPILALLIGACSGLLLLSPQDALGSFAEISLKVMQDETIGWLILVCGSFGALIALLVRTGGALAFGRSALKLAKGRRSSLLMTFVLGVVIFVDDYLNALTVGETMKRVTDRFRISREKLAYVVDSTAAPICVLVPLSTWAVFFGGLLENNGIAETGQGINVYIQAIPYMLYAWAAVLLVVLVAAGLFPDIGPMRKAELQARHGSAGAMHVGELSPEHNYSMKSLEEEFEGADKESGKLHNFLVPLAMLVGFTVYFDIDVWMGMIATMLLTLPFYLVQRLMPLSEMLDQMVDGFKTMLPAIGICVAAFVFKDVCDQLMLPQYVVETLKPYMTPQMLPAMVFLCMAVLSFATGSSWGIFAVTIPIVMPLAYALGADIPLVIGALMSASAFGSQACFYSDSTVLAAQGSGCNLISHAITQLPYTLVAAALAFVGFILVA; from the coding sequence ATGTCCGAACCTACTGCTCTGAGTCTTATCCCGCCTGCCGTTGTCCTGACCCTCGCCATCTGGCTGCGTCGCCCCATCCTCGCCTTGCTGATCGGGGCCTGCAGCGGCCTGCTGCTGCTTTCGCCGCAGGATGCGCTGGGCAGCTTCGCGGAAATTTCCCTCAAGGTGATGCAGGACGAAACCATCGGCTGGCTGATCCTGGTGTGCGGCAGCTTCGGCGCACTCATCGCCCTGCTGGTGCGTACCGGTGGCGCGCTGGCCTTCGGCCGCAGCGCACTGAAGCTGGCCAAGGGGCGCCGCTCTTCGTTGCTGATGACCTTCGTGCTCGGCGTGGTGATCTTCGTCGACGACTACCTCAATGCCCTGACGGTGGGCGAGACCATGAAGCGCGTCACCGACCGCTTCAGAATCTCCCGCGAGAAGCTGGCCTACGTGGTCGACTCCACCGCCGCACCGATCTGCGTGCTGGTGCCGCTGTCCACCTGGGCGGTGTTCTTTGGCGGCCTGCTGGAGAACAACGGCATCGCCGAGACCGGTCAGGGCATCAACGTGTATATCCAGGCCATTCCCTACATGCTCTATGCCTGGGCTGCGGTGCTGCTGGTGGTGCTGGTGGCCGCTGGGCTATTCCCGGACATCGGGCCGATGCGCAAGGCCGAATTGCAGGCGCGCCACGGTTCCGCCGGTGCCATGCACGTTGGCGAGCTGAGCCCTGAGCACAACTACTCGATGAAGTCGCTGGAGGAGGAGTTCGAAGGCGCCGACAAGGAGAGCGGCAAGCTGCACAACTTCCTGGTGCCGCTGGCCATGCTGGTCGGCTTCACCGTGTATTTCGACATCGACGTGTGGATGGGCATGATCGCCACCATGCTGCTGACCCTGCCGTTCTATCTGGTGCAGCGCCTGATGCCGCTGTCGGAGATGCTCGATCAGATGGTCGACGGCTTCAAGACCATGTTGCCGGCCATCGGCATCTGCGTGGCGGCCTTCGTGTTCAAGGACGTCTGCGATCAGCTGATGCTGCCGCAGTACGTGGTCGAGACGCTCAAGCCCTACATGACGCCGCAGATGCTGCCGGCCATGGTGTTCCTGTGCATGGCGGTGCTGAGCTTCGCCACCGGCTCGTCCTGGGGCATCTTTGCCGTGACCATTCCCATCGTCATGCCTCTGGCCTATGCGCTGGGTGCGGACATTCCGCTGGTGATCGGCGCGCTGATGTCGGCCTCGGCCTTCGGCAGCCAGGCCTGCTTCTACAGCGACTCCACGGTGCTGGCGGCGCAGGGCTCGGGCTGCAATCTGATCAGCCACGCCATCACCCAGCTGCCCTACACCCTGGTGGCTGCCGCTCTGGCTTTCGTGGGATTCATCCTCGTCGCCTGA
- the rplQ gene encoding 50S ribosomal protein L17 yields MRHRKSGRHLSRTSAHRKAMFQNMAVSLFEHELIKTTLPKAKELRRVAEPLITLAKEDSVANRRLAFDRTRSKAIVGKLFNDLGKRYATRNGGYLRILKCGFRAGDNAPMAYVELVDRPVGGSVEAAE; encoded by the coding sequence ATGCGTCATCGTAAAAGTGGCCGTCACCTCAGCCGCACCAGCGCTCACCGCAAGGCCATGTTCCAGAACATGGCGGTCTCGCTGTTCGAGCACGAGCTGATCAAAACTACCCTGCCGAAAGCCAAGGAGCTGCGTCGCGTTGCCGAGCCGCTGATCACCCTGGCCAAGGAAGACAGCGTTGCCAACCGTCGTCTGGCCTTCGATCGTACCCGTTCGAAAGCCATCGTCGGCAAGCTGTTCAACGATCTGGGCAAGCGCTACGCCACCCGTAACGGCGGCTACCTGCGCATCCTCAAGTGCGGTTTCCGCGCTGGCGACAACGCTCCGATGGCTTACGTTGAACTGGTCGACCGTCCGGTCGGCGGTTCGGTAGAAGCTGCCGAGTAA
- a CDS encoding DNA-directed RNA polymerase subunit alpha produces the protein MQISVNEFLTPRHIDVQEVSPTRAKITLEPLERGFGHTLGNALRRILLSSMPGCAVVEAEIDGVLHEYSAIEGVQEDVIEILLNLKGLAIKLHGRDEVTLTLAKKGPGVVTAADIQLDHDVEIVNGDHVIANLAANGSLNMKLTVARGRGYEPADARQSDEDESRSIGRLQLDASFSPVRRVAYVVENARVEQRTNLDKLVIDLETNGTLDPEEAIRRAATILQQQLAAFVDLKGDSEPVVVEQEDEIDPILLRPVDDLELTVRSANCLKAENIYYIGDLIQRTEVELLKTPNLGKKSLTEIKDVLASRGLSLGMRLDNWPPASLKKDDKATA, from the coding sequence ATGCAGATTTCGGTAAATGAGTTCCTGACCCCCCGTCACATCGATGTGCAGGAGGTCAGTCCGACCCGCGCCAAGATCACCCTCGAGCCTCTCGAGCGTGGTTTCGGCCATACCCTGGGCAACGCGCTGCGTCGCATCCTGTTGTCCTCCATGCCTGGCTGTGCAGTAGTCGAGGCCGAGATCGACGGCGTACTCCACGAGTACTCCGCGATCGAAGGTGTGCAGGAAGATGTAATCGAGATCCTGCTCAACCTGAAAGGTCTGGCTATCAAGCTGCACGGCCGTGACGAAGTGACCCTGACTCTGGCTAAGAAGGGCCCGGGCGTAGTTACCGCTGCCGATATTCAGCTGGATCACGATGTCGAAATCGTCAATGGCGACCACGTCATCGCCAACCTGGCCGCCAATGGCTCGCTGAACATGAAGCTCACCGTAGCTCGTGGTCGCGGCTATGAGCCGGCTGACGCGCGTCAGAGCGACGAAGATGAAAGCCGCAGCATTGGTCGCTTGCAGCTGGATGCTTCGTTCAGCCCTGTGCGTCGGGTTGCTTACGTGGTGGAAAACGCCCGTGTCGAGCAGCGCACCAACCTGGACAAACTGGTTATCGACCTGGAAACCAACGGTACCCTGGATCCTGAAGAGGCCATCCGTCGTGCCGCGACCATCCTGCAGCAGCAGCTGGCCGCGTTCGTCGACCTCAAGGGCGACAGCGAGCCGGTAGTGGTCGAGCAGGAAGACGAGATCGATCCGATCCTGCTGCGTCCTGTCGATGACCTGGAACTGACCGTACGTTCGGCCAACTGCCTCAAGGCAGAGAACATCTACTACATCGGCGACCTGATTCAGCGCACCGAAGTAGAGCTGCTCAAAACCCCGAACCTGGGCAAGAAATCCCTGACCGAAATCAAGGATGTTCTGGCTTCTCGCGGTCTGTCCCTCGGTATGCGCCTCGATAACTGGCCGCCGGCAAGTCTGAAGAAAGACGATAAGGCCACTGCCTGA